The following nucleotide sequence is from Streptomyces sp. NBC_00239.
GCCCTCGCGTCCGGCGCCGACCTGCGGCCGCGCAACTGGCGCGGCAGGCACACGGGGCAACTGCTGCGTCAGTGCACGGACCGGTGGGAGCGGGCGGCGGTGACGGCCGCCGTGCTGTCGCCCGAGGTGCTGGCCGAGACGGTCCCCGACGAGGCGGAGCGCATCCTCCTCACGGCCCTCGCCCCGGCCCGGCCGTACGGGCACCCGCAGTTGCCGTCCGCGGCCGAGGTGGCCGGCCGGCTGCTGCGGGCACAGCACCCGGACGAAGTCCTCTGGTACCGGGCCGCCCTCTACCTCGCGCTGGCCGAGGCCCGCTCAGTCGAAGGAGACGGGCTGCAGGGGGCCGACATACACCCAGGCGCCGCCCACGCGCGAAAAGTGGCTGTGCTCGTGGAGTGAGCCGGCGTGCCCGCCCTCGCGGTAGTACGCCCGGAACTCCACGGCGCCTTCCGTCTCGAACATCCCGCCGTGCTCCGTGCCGAGGATGTCGAGCTTCTCCCAGTGCTGCCCGGGGTCGAGGTCGAGCCGGTCCGGTCGGGTGTCCGGGTGCCAGGAGCGCAGCAGGTAGGCCGTGTCGCGGACCGCGAAGGCGCTGAAGCGGGAGCGCATCAGCAGCTCGGCGGTGGGCGCCTGCTGGGCCCCCGAGTGGAAACGCCCACAGCAGTTCGCGTA
It contains:
- a CDS encoding YchJ family protein produces the protein MSSAPSPCPCGLPATYANCCGRFHSGAQQAPTAELLMRSRFSAFAVRDTAYLLRSWHPDTRPDRLDLDPGQHWEKLDILGTEHGGMFETEGAVEFRAYYREGGHAGSLHEHSHFSRVGGAWVYVGPLQPVSFD